The Capsicum annuum cultivar UCD-10X-F1 unplaced genomic scaffold, UCD10Xv1.1 ctg71219, whole genome shotgun sequence genome includes a window with the following:
- the LOC124885435 gene encoding uncharacterized protein LOC124885435 — protein MHGHGTVVRILVSSHTHGQCDISNKQDCFKEAAKHEAERASSPLPNTNNQLFFPVMSVSGQHSLSSGWTEPEPIADDKTTTAFFSKLPENDIELRQFKNLILNCAPPTLHYDYDDQDWLFQRKHKCTRVKEKGEVSNDMSCGTSALLPRAQYLDDAELYAFPFTIPF, from the exons ATGCATGGCCATG GTACTGTTGTTCGCATTCTAGTGTCGTCACATACGCACGGACAATGTGATATATCTAACAAACAAGACTGCTTCAAAGAAGCCGCTAAACATGAGGCAGAAAGAGCCTCCTCTCCCTTGCCGAATACCAACAACCAATTGTTCTTCCCTGTCATGTCAGTTTCAGGACAGCACTCATTGTCTTCTGGGTGGACAGAGCCAGAGCCCATTGCAGACGACAAGACAACAACTGCTTTTTTCTCCAAATTGCCCGAGAATGATATAGAACTAAGACAGTTCAAGAATTTGATTCTTAACTGTGCTCCACCAACTCTCCACTATGACTACGATGATCAAGATTGGCTGTTCCAAAGAAAGCATAAGTGCACGAGAGTGAAGGAAAAAGGCGAAGTCAGCAACGACATGTCTTGTGGCACCTCTGCATTGTTGCCGCGTGCGCAATACCTTGACGATGCTGAATTATATGCATTCCCCTTCACAATACCTTTTTGA